From Chryseobacterium camelliae:
ATTCTCGACGGTTAATGACACATATCGGGAAAACGGATCGTTGATCCTAAGGTACCTGCTGTGATCATAGGAATTTACTGAAAAACCGGTCAGCAGGCATACAGCAGAATACAGGAATGTCAGCACATATCCCGCCGATAGCAGCATGCACAGATAATAAAGGATCCTGGAAATAATTTTAGTCTGGTTCATCAGAAAAGATATTATAATACAAATGTAAGATTAATTATCGTAAAACAATAATTAATTATGATTAAATTTTAATTTAAAGCTGGTAACTGAAATTGTATCTTAGCAATATCAACATATCACAAGATTTGCTTTTTTCATCAGGATGAACCGTTCTGATGTTTAAATTCACTAATCTTTTAATCTCTTTCATCATTCAATCCCTTAGCCTTTTGCATAAAAAAAAGCTACTCAAAAGTAGCTGTAAGAAGGTATGCGTGTTGGATCAGAATAAGGAGTTCTGCTTCAGGTTTCCGGTAGCTCCTTTAGGCAGGAAAACCACTTTTCTGTTCAGCATTTTAGCCTTTTCAAGCACTGCCAGTGCTTTCTGACGTTCGATCTCTTTGTTAACGTGGGTAGGATTGTCCCATTGTGTAGAAGTGCTCATAATCAATATTTTTTTAGTGTTAGTGTCTTTATACAGTGTTAAGTCTTCTTACGGTTGATTTAGCATAAAATGGGCCAATTCCGAACGGAATAAAAATTAAATCAGTGAACTTTAAAAAACTTTATTCAGTAGCGTATTATTTTATCCTTAATACCGAAATTTGTAAATATTTACATCTTATAATACGATTATATTGATTGATTTCCACCAGCCAAATATCAGATCATAAGGACGTACCGCTCTAGACCCGATATCTGTTTCATTCTGAAAGCTAGCTACGCAGCACGTAAGACGGTGAACAGATTTTCTGTTCACCGTCTTTGAGGATCTGATCAGCATTTCCAGATCAATACGATAAGTTTTTTTTATATTAAACATGATTTTCCAGATCATCATTTAAAATAAGACTGCATACCATTTTTTAGGATATAAGGCGTAATAAACTTACTTATTGAGCTCTGTTAGAAACAGTTTTTTCCACTTTGTTATGCTATTCCTGCTCAGGTTAAAATGCCTGGCGAGCTGACTGTTATTGAGCCGGTTTTTTTTCTGGTATTCCAGGATCTCAAAAATGGTCTTCTTATCATAGGACTTAAGCTTCTGGTCAAAACGGGAGTCGGTAAACTCTTTTTTACCACAGATAATCTGGTCCAGATGGATGATATCCATGATGTCAATATTTTTTTTGTTTAGGATATCGGTGCAGGAAGCGGCTTTTTCGGGATATTTCATAGTTAACATATCCATATAGATTCTTTTGTAATTGGGCTGTGTTTTCATTTTTTATTCATTTTTTTTATTTTGTTTGCTGATCCATTTGTATAAGGTGGTTTTAGGAATTTTATACTGGTGCATGATTTCCGGTTTGGTCTTCTTTCCGGTCGTCACCAATTCCAGAATGAAATCAATGATTTCCTTGGTGTAAATGTTTTTTCTGAAAACCGGAAGCAGGCTTGATGCATTTTTTTCAGGATTCCGTTTCTCCGGGCCCGGAGGGGCATACAGGATGAGGTGTTGGGTATAGAGCCTGAAAAAATCATATTCCAGAAGTTTGCTCCAGCGTAGGAGAAGGTCAGTATCCAGTGACGGCGCTTTGTACATCTCGGAAATCTGGGGTTCTGTGCAATGGATAAATTTACAGATCCGGTACGATTCGAGCTCGCTCTCAGCGACTTTTTTCTCAATTAGACTTCCGATGTGAATGTTTTTGAAATTCATGGGTTATTTATATTTATTGACAGAATATTCTTCTTTCCATTTTATTTTATGTACAAACCTGTCTGTACATCACAATAAATAGACATTTACCTTACACAATACCATTAATTGCTCTTACATCAGGTAATAACTGCAGACTTTGGAAATGATCATGAATTCCCAATGTGAGCGTAAAACAAAAAATATCAAGAGGTAAACAGCTCCGCTGGATAGGCTTTGTTTATGCTGATAAAAATTATATAGCTTTTGTAAGGTTAGTCTTTTATAGACTAATCTAAAATTTACCATGTTAATCCTCAGTATATTATACTATAAATAATTTTTAATACTGTAATAAAAGTCCCAATATGTACAGTGCATGAAAATTTATGTCATCAATTAAATATTATCACGAATTATAATAAATATTTATATTACAATATTTTACTAATATACACTTGACCAACATTATTTAATTATTATCTTTGTAGTATTAGTCTATAAAAGACTAATTATTTGTACTATTTTTGGGCTTGTCCAGTAAAATTTTTAATTCTTTAACTATGAATTTTTTTTATTTTTTGTCCAAAAAAACGACAACTTTTAATAATACCATATGCCTAACTATCACTATAAACAGCAAAGTTTCACACCGGATCAAGCTCCGTCTAACCATTGCGGAAAAAGAATGGGATCGTGAAAGGCAACGCCCGATAAATATTTATTCAAAAAAGTACAAAGAACTCAACGCCCTTCTTAACAGAATTAAAATCCATCTTGCACAATACCTGAGTAATAACCCTGATATTTCCCGTACTGAAATCTCCCGGGAAATCAAAAAAATATGTTCAGAGAAAACAGCGGTCTATCCTGAAGACTCATTCCTTTATATGATGTCTTCTTACCTTGAAACCAAGAGAGAAAGCCTATCACTTTCTACCTACAGGAGGTATGTGGTCTTCCTGCGGCTGATGGAAAAATTTGAAGGTTTTTTAGGCCGAAATATCTTTACTGAAGAAGTAGATTCTGCCCTCATCAGGCAGTTTTATGCTTTCGGGAGAATAGAAGAGTATACGGAAAGCACCCTGAACAGGACCGCTGAGTTTATAAAGACCATCCTTAACTTTGCTGAACGCAAAGGCATCATTACACAGGTACGGCAACTGGAGATTCCCAGGCTTAAAACGGTAAGAAGAGTGCTTGTCCTTGATGAGAAAGAAATTGGTAAAATCCGGAAAACAGTTGTCCCTACTGAGCTTAGCAACGCGAAGGCCTGGCTCCTGATCAGCTGTTATACCGGACAGAGGATATCAGATTTCATGCGTTTTACTACCGGACAACTGATCAAGATCGATCATAAGCCATGCATCTCGTTCATCCAGCAGAAGACGGGAAAGGAAATCATTCTCCCCCTGCATCCAGAAGTGTTGAAGATCATGAATAGATACGAAGGTACATTCCCTCCGGCCATAGAGACCTCCTTATACAATGCCCAGATTAAAAAAGTGGCAGCACTGGCAGGAATCAATGAGACTGTCAGAATGCGGAAAAGGGAGGGTTTCCGGGGAAGGGAAATCTGTACGCAGAAATGGGAAAATATCAGCAGTCACATAGGAAGGAGAAGCTTTGCGTCCAATTTCTACGGAAAGATCCCTACTCCTTTACTGATGCAGGCCACCGGCCATAGTACAGAGCAGATGTTTCTGAATTACATCAATCCTGTGCATCATTCCAGAGTTGTTTCATTAAGCGATTATTTTGAACGAATTTATGCAGAAGGATACCGAAGCAGCTAAAATGTTTTGATAGCTGATTTTATGAACCCCAGAACCGGCAACCACTCTCAAAAATTTATTTTTCAGCTGTTTAAGTACCCTATTCCGGAAATTCAAGGTAGTCTAAATGCAGCTGATGGAAGTGCTTTTTACGATCATTTAATAGCAGGCCAACAAAAAATCCCACTTTTTAAGCAGGATTTCAGTACTATTTATGATCTGTTTATTTTACAGCATTTTTGGCTTTCTCAGATTCCATCAAATGATGTTCTAAAGTAGGAAGCGTTTTGCTTGCGAAGGATTTTAATGAAGCATCAGATCCGCCTGAAGCTTCTTTCTTGAAGTTGGCAATGGTTGTCTGGTGATCCGTTACCATCATATCGGCGTATGCACGGTCAAATTCGGCTCCTTTTTTCATTTTCAGTTCGTCATATTTTTTCTGCATATCGGCACTTAAAGCTGTCGGCAAAGAATATCCCGCTTTTGAAGCCCATGCTTTCAGTTCATCATTGGCTTTCGTATGGTCTTTCACCATCATCTGAGCCAACGATTTTACGGTAGCATTGGTAGCATTAGTGGATGCAAGCTGCCCTGCCATTACTTCCATCATTCCGCCCATGGCAGCAGCATCGGCGAACGTCTTATCCTGGTCGCTCAGGGTACCGGTTGCAGCCGCATCCGTATTGGTGGACATAGCGGTTGAATCAGTACCTGTGCCAGTCATTCCGGAATCAGCAGGCGTTGACATTGCAGTGCTATCCCCTGCTGTATCTACTGCTGTCGTTTCATTTTTTTTACATGCCACCATAGCCGCAACGGCTAAAATGGCTAGGACTGAGTTTTTCATATTGTATATCATTTAAGAGGTTTTGGTGTTGGATGCAATACCCGATTGCTTCCTCTATGGTAACAATTTGTCTGCCAAAGTAATCGGAGGCGCGTCGCACACATTAATTATTTAAATTGAATACTGTTTTTAAGTGAATAATTTAAATACTATAACAAACAATAATCCCGATGTATTCAAAGGAGTAAATAAGGTCTCAAAGCCATTCATGAAATGAACTTTTAAGAATCAATAAGCTGATTTTGGATCTTCGGTTTTTCTTATGCGAAATATAACAATATATGGTATCGAAAATTTAGGCACCGGAGCCTCTGATCCTTCTTTGCTTCCCATTACCTGAAACCGGACTCGATTCTCAAATCGTTTTTGCCAGTATAAAACCGATAACCAATGCGATCACGGCTGCAATTATCAGTCTGATATAATCTGCCTTTGGTTCCTGCACCTGCTTCAGCAAACGCTTGTTTTCCTGTTGTACCATATCCAGGCCGGCCTGTAATGCTGCCGTTTTCTCATTGATGGCAGACTGCATATTTTTCTCATACAGGGCTGCGATTTCCTTCCTCCCGGCTTCCATTTCTTCCTGACGCTGCTTCTGCTGCGCTGTAAAATGTGTATTCAGCTCCTGAATCTGCTTAGCTGCATTTTCCTGCAATTTCTGGACATCTTCATTCCTTTTGGCCAGCTGCTCCGTTAAGGTCTGTACCTGTTTGCCGTACGTATCCGAAATTTCTTTTTTAAGCTTTTCAACTTCCTCATTTCGGACCTTCAGTTGCGCATTGAAGGTTTTCGTCTGCAGTTCTACCTGCTCTTTAAAGGTTTTCTGGGCTTCCGCGAATTCTTCGTTTTTCTTTTTGAGCTGTCCGGTAAGCGTGGTTACCTGCTCCACAAATTGTTTGGAAACGTCTTTTCTTACCTCCTCGATAAGCAGGGCCCTGGAATTGGATTTTTCCTCCGTCAGTTTATTCAGTATGGAGTGCAATCCGGCACCATAATCGTGAGGGAGGTGATATCTTTTATCCGCAAGTTTATCCAGGAGGGTTTCATCTGCTGTGTGGCCGAGTGCAGTAATGGTGATGGAAGGAAGTGCAATAAACTGTTCTGCCAGGCTGAGGCTATTGAATACCTCAAAGCTCTGCTTGTCCCCGCCTCCGCGTACGAGGGCGATGACGTCATAGCCGGTATCCGAAATCCTGCTCAGGACATCCGAAACGGAAGTCGCCGAAGTGATGTTACAGGTATACTCATCAATATCAAAATCTTTCGAGGAGACATCAAGGCCCTCATAGAAATCTTTCTGTACAATGGCATTATGGCCGAACACATTGGCAATCCTGACTTTCTCAGACTGTAATATTTTATTCCTGATAAACGTTTCCAGGTCCCGGGAACCCTGTTCCAGTTTCCTCTGGATAAGATCGTACCGCTTCAGGTCTTCTTCTGAAACAGCCTTTTCCTCCTGGGCAATGATTTCATCAACCACAAAAACCAGTTCGATGCTTGAATTCTTAATTCTTTTCTCTATAAATCCGCGAAGGGTATAAAGTTCATTATTTACTATCTTACTTCTCAACAGGCCCGGCATTTTAACCCCGATTGAAGTACTATCGCTCTCAGAGTACAAAAAATCATAGTAATAGTTGACATACGCTTTACCGCCACCATAAGAATACCGGCCTTTCAGGTAAATCAGGTTAACGGTTGCATTCAGCTTCAGGGCATTATTGAACAGGCCGATGACGGCTGCCGGGGAATAGATCTGGTAAGTAGGTTCAATGCCCTGCATAGATGGTAATGTAATAAAAGGAAACTGGTGCAAAGATAAGACTGTATACGGGATATTCCCTGCTATTATCCTTAAATTAATTCATATGATCCTGTTCAGAAGCAGTCGATGATTTTCAGTGCCATACTTACTTTGCTGCCTCACAATTGAACTAAAACTAGTCAATATATCCTTTCAAAAAGCAGGAAAACTTAACACCTAACGAACATGGCAATTGCCTTATCCAATCTGGTGCTATCCTGCCCTATTCTGATCCTTCATCACCTGATTGATGGCATATCCTGACAACTGGTATTAATCAACCGGTACTTTTCTTTTTGATATCGACCTCTATTATATATGATGGGCTTAGATTTCGCCTGTTAGAATGAGATATCCGTACATATGGTATCAGATTTGTACCTTTTTGTCAAAATCACCCTGCAGCCTGACCAGCAGCGCAGTCTCTTTTAACACCATTCTCACAACTTAATATGAATCCAACACCCTATGAAAATATTTCTTACCGGCGCCACGGGATATATCGGTAAAAGGCTTCTGATCCAGCTCCTCAGCAATGGCCATCAAGTCATCTGCTCCGTGCGGGATAAAAAACGCTTCGACATATCACCGTATAAAAATTATGATCATCAGCTAAGCGTTATCGAACATGACTACAATGATCCGTCAACCTTGTCTGAAGTGGACAAAAATATTGATATTGCCTATTATCTCATCCACTCCATGTCTGCTAATGCAGATTTTAGCAAAGCTGAAAAAATTTCCGCTCAAAATTTCTCACAAACCATTGAAAAAACAAATTGCCAGCAGGTAATTTACCTGACCGGGATTGTAAATGAAAAAGACCTTTCCAAACACCTCCAGTCAAGAAAAGATGTTGAGGATGAACTGAAATCTGACGCCTATGCCCTGACTGTGCTTCGGGCAGGAATCATCATCGGGTCGGGGTCCGCCTCTTTTGAAATCATCCGTGACCTTGTGGAAAAACTCCCTGTAATGGTAGCCCCGAAATGGTTGAAAACCCTTTGCCAGCCTATCGGGATCAGAAATGTCATCGAATTTCTGATGGGTGTTATGGGAAAAACATTTACCTACAACAGGCATTTTGATATTGCCGGCCCGGATGTGCTTTCTTACAAGGAGATGCTGATGATTTTTGCGGAGGAGCGGAAACTGAAGCGCACCATTATTTCTGTGCCTGTTCTCAGCCCTAAATTATCATCTTACTGGCTGTATTTTATCACCTCCACGTCTTATGTACTCGCCAAAAATCTTGTGGAAAGCATGAAAATCAACGTTGTGGCAGAGAAAAACGACCTTGCCGAACGGCTGGGCATTACCTTACTTACCTACCGCGAAAGCCTTCGGCTGAGCTTCGACAAGATCGAACAGAACGACGTGCTCTCTACCTGGTACGACTCTTTCGGCAGCTACCGGTACTCCAAAAATGTGTGGGATTTCCTGGAAGTCCCTACCATGGGCGTTTTCAAAGATAAAAGAACGAGGAAGATCCAAAATGAACAGAAGACCCTGGATAAGATCTTTGGTATCGGAGGAAAAAACGGCTGGTATCACGCGAATTACCTCTGGAACCTGAGAGGAAGCATCGACAAACTTTTCGGCGGTGTGGGACTAAGGCGCGGGCGGAAAAATTCAACGCTGATCAGTGTGGGTGACAGTGTAGATTTCTGGCGCGTCCTGTATGCCAGCAGGGAAGAAAAAAGACTGCTACTGTTTGCAGAAATGAAAGTGCCCGGTGAAGCGTGGCTGGAATTCAGGATTAAAGACGGAAGCCTGGTCCAGGAAGCTACCTTCCGGCCTGTAGGCCTGTGGGGAAGATTGTACTGGTACGCCGTACTGCCCTTCCATGGGTATATTTTCAACGGTATGATCAGAAAACTCACAGATGATAAGGAATAATATTTTGTTCCTAAATGCTTACGGATATCTGTAAAAATAAAATTTAAATTATTTTTTTAATTCTTTAAAAATTGGCTTTGTTTTTGCCAAGCCAACACTATGAAAACTATTTATATCCTGGAAGATGAGACAGGCATCAGAGATGCATTGCAATTACTCCTGTCATTTGAAGATTACGACGTACGTTCTTTTTCTACCGTAGAAGCATTTAACAACAGGGGTGCATCCGCAGTGCCCGATCTGTTTATTCTGGATGTGATGATGCCGGACGGATCCGGAACCGAAGTTTGCAATCAACTGAAGAGCGAACCGGCTACTTCCGGTATTCCTGTCATGATCATCAGCGCACATGCAAAAGCGGAACAGGTAACCAAAGCGTGCAATGCAGATATGTTTATCAGCAAACCCTTCGATATTGATGACGTACTGATTAAAATCGAGAACCTCATCGGCTCTGAAGCCGGCTTGTAACCGACTGACCTCACTTTAAATATACTATAAAAACTCCGGAACTTTCAGCTCCGGAGTTTAATTTTGGTCCTTTTAAAATCAACTACGCTGATTTTTCACCCGGACTCTCTGATTCTTTTTTTTCAAGGTATTTCCTGATATCTTCTTTCGGAAAGAGATCCAGCACCTGATTCACATCTATGATCTTATGTTCATGGATGATACTATCTATAGATTTTGCAGCTCCAGGCTGATTCACCAGCCTTTCGAGGAGTCCATAAGTATTCACCATCTTCTTATGGGTATTTTCTTCGTCACCCCCAAACCACGATCCGTTAAAATGATGACTCACATAATTCCTCGGGAGATCCTGGGAGAAATAAACGGAAGGATATAAAGTAACATCATGCTTAAGTTTTTGTATGGTATCGCTGTAACGGTCTGCACCGTATTCTTTTTCCAGCATTTCAGAGAAAATATCTGTATTGATGCGCTCTACAAAGCCATCCTGACGGTTATAATAGTCAACAAAATCTTCCGCCAGCTTGTGTTTCGGTTCTGCCATCCAGAATGCGGAATAAGGAACGCCTTTTACTTCAAATCCGCAAACCGCTTTCTCATCAAGGAATTCATCCAGCGGAAGTTTCAGCTCCATATCAGTATCCATATAGATTCCGCCATGGTCATACATGACTTTGGAACGTACATAATCGGATACAAAAGCCCACTTATTCTGCTCAAATGCTTCTTTCACATAATTATTGTCCTCAAGCGGTGCATTACTCTCATTCCATTCCACGAGTTCATAATCAGGGTGGATTTTCTTCCATGAAGCAATGCAGTGTTCAGCCAGTTCATGTTTCGGATGCCCGCCAAACCAGCAGTAGTGTATTTTCTTCGGAATCATATTTTTATTTTTTTGGTGTCAGATTAAGGCAGCTTCTGCTGCTGTGGTGATATTTGCAAAAATTAAACCTTAATGGTCTGTTTAAGAAATATTTTTTCCCGTTAAGCCGCCTTTATGCATCATAAACATTATATATTTTAGAATGAAAGGATGCTAACCATGACATCCGTTACAATATTACCATTTCTGTCAAAAGAAGTTTCGGGATAAAAATACCTGTTTTAAATCCTGAATCCGTCTAAAATGGTACATTTATTTCTTGTTCCAAATCAACATCAACTGATCATTTTACTTTTACACAACTATGGAGCACCCTTATCACCCTCGTTATCTGCCTAAGAAGTATGTAGAAATCATACCCCCGGACTGGATCAAAAACGCTACCGTTTATGAGCTTAATATCCGTCAGTTTTCAGAAGAAGGCACTTTTAAAGCTGTGGAAAAACAGCTTCCGAGACTCAGGAAAATGGGCATTGACATCATCTGGCTGATGCCGGTGCAGCCTATAGGAAAAGTAAACCGCAAAGGCAGCCTGGGAAGTTACTATTCAGTCAAAGATTACCTGGAAGTAAATCCGGAATTCGGGACTAATGAAGATTTCCGGCATCTGGTACAGGCCATCCATCAGGAAGGCATGTACGTCATCCTGGATTGGGTGGCCAATCATACCAGCTGGGATAATGAAATGGTGAGCAAACACCCGGAATGGTACAGGAAATCCAGGAAAGATACCTTCCAGTCTACCCGGTGGAGGGACTACGATGATATTATTGAACTGGATTACAGGTATCCTGAACTCCGGGAATACATGACGGACGCCCTGAAATTCTGGATCAGGGAATATGACATCGATGGTTACCGCTGTGATATTGCCAGCTTCATCCCTATTGATTTCTGGGAAAATGCAAGAACGGAACTGGATGCCATCAAACCTGTGCTGATGCTGGCAGAAGCTGAAGACCGTGAACTGCACCGCAGAGCGTTTGACGTCACCTATAACTGGACGCTCTGGAATATCCTCCATCAGCTCGCCCTTAATGAAAGAAGTGTGAAAATACTTACCGAAGCTTACCTTGCCGAGCATGTCTCCATTTTCCCAAAAGATGGGATCCGGCTGAATTTCATTGATAATCATGACAAGAATTCATGGGAAGGAAACCAACTACAGCAATTTTGGTGATGCCCTGGAAGCAGCTACCGTCTTTACAGTGATGATGGATGGAATGCCCTTAGTCTATAGCGGTCAGGAAGCAGGACTGGACCGCTCGCTTGAATTTTTTGAAAAGGACCCGATTGAATGGAAAACACATAAAAATGAAGCCCTGTATACTACTCTTTTCAATCTTAAACACCGGAATCAGGCACTCTGGAACGGAAGTTACGGCGGAGAAATGGTGAGGATTATGAATGATAAGATGGACCAGGTGATCTCTTTTGTACGCGAAAAAAACGGTGATAAAGTCTTAATCTTTATGAACCTGAGCAAAGATTCGGTTATGGTACAGTTTGACACTTCCTTTGATACAGGCCATTATACCAGCCTTTTTACCGGCCAGCCGCATACCGTGCCGGAAACCATGGTCATGAATATGGCTCCATGGGAATATGTGATTCTGCATCATGAACATCCTGAATAAACCTCCCTTCCCATTGTAATAAAAAATCAGCATACCCGGGTCTTGCTTGCGCCAAGAAATGGATATGCTGATGTTTACCTGAACTAAAGGATATGGTATCCTTCAGATCAGTTCAATTGTATTTACTTATTCGGAATCTGCTGTGCTTTCAGAAAGTACTTTTGCACACATTTCCCCAAATTGGTTTGCTGCCATGGGGCTGTCTCCCGTAACCAGTTTCCTGTCTGTATGGCAAGCTCCGGATATACCTTCATTTAAGAATTCAACCCCCAGGTTTTTGAGCCGTTCACCATAGAACCAAGGCATTTTTCCTGGCTGGTATCCTATTTCAGGAAGCGTTTCATCTATGGAATCCGGGAATCCGTTGATTTTGTAACCTTTGTAAGGAAAATTCTCAGGATCCTCCTGATAAGCGGCAGCCAGCAACGCAGCCGGACCGTGGCAGATCGCAAACATAAACTTATCCTTCTCCACTACCCAATGGATTAATTTTTTAAGGTCTTCGTTCTCAGGCAGCCCTAACATGGCTCCATGACCGCCGGGCAGGAAGACGGCGACATATTCCGTTTCTGACCTGAAATCTCCTTGGGCAAAGTCTCTTAAGCTTTTAGGATGAGCAAGCTGTTCCGAGTATTTTTCGATTATATCGCCAACGGCAGCGTCCTGCAGAGGAAGTGCCCATAATTCCATCTTTACAGAATTTCCTTCTGGTGTGAAAAAATCCACTTCATATCCGGCATCCTGAAAATGAAGGATCGGCACAAAGGTTTCCACAGGATGGTTTCCGGTAGAAAACTTCCTTCCGTTGGCCATCGTCATGTATTTTTCTTCCGTACAGACCACTAATATTTTCTTATTTGTATCTGTATTCCGGTTTTGGTAAGCTGCTGCCTTATAATCTGTCTTAGGAGCGATAAACTGAGATCTTGAAAATAGTGACGGCTCATATCCTGTTCCGTCAAAAACTGGTGCTTTGCTTAATTCGTTTGCCATAATAAATATTTTTTAGATTAATTTACATTCCTGAAACCGCCACATAGATCCAGGCAATTCAAAACCCGTTAAACCATGACTGTTCATACTGTAAAATTATAGAGATCCCAACCGTATACCAAGGACATACCTCACAAATAAAATGTGATGCAGGTCACATTTGCAGCCTGCTGAGCGTTTCCCTGCTTACGCCCAGATAATTTGCCAGCAGCTGTTTGGATA
This genomic window contains:
- a CDS encoding exodeoxyribonuclease VII large subunit, which encodes MQGIEPTYQIYSPAAVIGLFNNALKLNATVNLIYLKGRYSYGGGKAYVNYYYDFLYSESDSTSIGVKMPGLLRSKIVNNELYTLRGFIEKRIKNSSIELVFVVDEIIAQEEKAVSEEDLKRYDLIQRKLEQGSRDLETFIRNKILQSEKVRIANVFGHNAIVQKDFYEGLDVSSKDFDIDEYTCNITSATSVSDVLSRISDTGYDVIALVRGGGDKQSFEVFNSLSLAEQFIALPSITITALGHTADETLLDKLADKRYHLPHDYGAGLHSILNKLTEEKSNSRALLIEEVRKDVSKQFVEQVTTLTGQLKKKNEEFAEAQKTFKEQVELQTKTFNAQLKVRNEEVEKLKKEISDTYGKQVQTLTEQLAKRNEDVQKLQENAAKQIQELNTHFTAQQKQRQEEMEAGRKEIAALYEKNMQSAINEKTAALQAGLDMVQQENKRLLKQVQEPKADYIRLIIAAVIALVIGFILAKTI
- a CDS encoding tyrosine-type recombinase/integrase — translated: MNFFYFLSKKTTTFNNTICLTITINSKVSHRIKLRLTIAEKEWDRERQRPINIYSKKYKELNALLNRIKIHLAQYLSNNPDISRTEISREIKKICSEKTAVYPEDSFLYMMSSYLETKRESLSLSTYRRYVVFLRLMEKFEGFLGRNIFTEEVDSALIRQFYAFGRIEEYTESTLNRTAEFIKTILNFAERKGIITQVRQLEIPRLKTVRRVLVLDEKEIGKIRKTVVPTELSNAKAWLLISCYTGQRISDFMRFTTGQLIKIDHKPCISFIQQKTGKEIILPLHPEVLKIMNRYEGTFPPAIETSLYNAQIKKVAALAGINETVRMRKREGFRGREICTQKWENISSHIGRRSFASNFYGKIPTPLLMQATGHSTEQMFLNYINPVHHSRVVSLSDYFERIYAEGYRSS
- a CDS encoding response regulator transcription factor, with product MKTIYILEDETGIRDALQLLLSFEDYDVRSFSTVEAFNNRGASAVPDLFILDVMMPDGSGTEVCNQLKSEPATSGIPVMIISAHAKAEQVTKACNADMFISKPFDIDDVLIKIENLIGSEAGL
- a CDS encoding SDR family oxidoreductase, with the translated sequence MKIFLTGATGYIGKRLLIQLLSNGHQVICSVRDKKRFDISPYKNYDHQLSVIEHDYNDPSTLSEVDKNIDIAYYLIHSMSANADFSKAEKISAQNFSQTIEKTNCQQVIYLTGIVNEKDLSKHLQSRKDVEDELKSDAYALTVLRAGIIIGSGSASFEIIRDLVEKLPVMVAPKWLKTLCQPIGIRNVIEFLMGVMGKTFTYNRHFDIAGPDVLSYKEMLMIFAEERKLKRTIISVPVLSPKLSSYWLYFITSTSYVLAKNLVESMKINVVAEKNDLAERLGITLLTYRESLRLSFDKIEQNDVLSTWYDSFGSYRYSKNVWDFLEVPTMGVFKDKRTRKIQNEQKTLDKIFGIGGKNGWYHANYLWNLRGSIDKLFGGVGLRRGRKNSTLISVGDSVDFWRVLYASREEKRLLLFAEMKVPGEAWLEFRIKDGSLVQEATFRPVGLWGRLYWYAVLPFHGYIFNGMIRKLTDDKE
- a CDS encoding transposase; this encodes MNFKNIHIGSLIEKKVAESELESYRICKFIHCTEPQISEMYKAPSLDTDLLLRWSKLLEYDFFRLYTQHLILYAPPGPEKRNPEKNASSLLPVFRKNIYTKEIIDFILELVTTGKKTKPEIMHQYKIPKTTLYKWISKQNKKNE
- a CDS encoding alpha-glucosidase C-terminal domain-containing protein, which translates into the protein MTRIHGKETNYSNFGDALEAATVFTVMMDGMPLVYSGQEAGLDRSLEFFEKDPIEWKTHKNEALYTTLFNLKHRNQALWNGSYGGEMVRIMNDKMDQVISFVREKNGDKVLIFMNLSKDSVMVQFDTSFDTGHYTSLFTGQPHTVPETMVMNMAPWEYVILHHEHPE
- a CDS encoding alpha-amylase family glycosyl hydrolase, with translation MEHPYHPRYLPKKYVEIIPPDWIKNATVYELNIRQFSEEGTFKAVEKQLPRLRKMGIDIIWLMPVQPIGKVNRKGSLGSYYSVKDYLEVNPEFGTNEDFRHLVQAIHQEGMYVILDWVANHTSWDNEMVSKHPEWYRKSRKDTFQSTRWRDYDDIIELDYRYPELREYMTDALKFWIREYDIDGYRCDIASFIPIDFWENARTELDAIKPVLMLAEAEDRELHRRAFDVTYNWTLWNILHQLALNERSVKILTEAYLAEHVSIFPKDGIRLNFIDNHDKNSWEGNQLQQFW
- a CDS encoding DUF4142 domain-containing protein, which encodes MKNSVLAILAVAAMVACKKNETTAVDTAGDSTAMSTPADSGMTGTGTDSTAMSTNTDAAATGTLSDQDKTFADAAAMGGMMEVMAGQLASTNATNATVKSLAQMMVKDHTKANDELKAWASKAGYSLPTALSADMQKKYDELKMKKGAEFDRAYADMMVTDHQTTIANFKKEASGGSDASLKSFASKTLPTLEHHLMESEKAKNAVK
- a CDS encoding DJ-1/PfpI family protein, whose translation is MANELSKAPVFDGTGYEPSLFSRSQFIAPKTDYKAAAYQNRNTDTNKKILVVCTEEKYMTMANGRKFSTGNHPVETFVPILHFQDAGYEVDFFTPEGNSVKMELWALPLQDAAVGDIIEKYSEQLAHPKSLRDFAQGDFRSETEYVAVFLPGGHGAMLGLPENEDLKKLIHWVVEKDKFMFAICHGPAALLAAAYQEDPENFPYKGYKINGFPDSIDETLPEIGYQPGKMPWFYGERLKNLGVEFLNEGISGACHTDRKLVTGDSPMAANQFGEMCAKVLSESTADSE
- a CDS encoding helix-turn-helix domain-containing protein; amino-acid sequence: MKTQPNYKRIYMDMLTMKYPEKAASCTDILNKKNIDIMDIIHLDQIICGKKEFTDSRFDQKLKSYDKKTIFEILEYQKKNRLNNSQLARHFNLSRNSITKWKKLFLTELNK